A stretch of DNA from Mus musculus strain C57BL/6J chromosome 6, GRCm38.p6 C57BL/6J:
ATGGGTCTAGAGGGAGATGAGCTGATGACATTCCTGCCTTATAACTACTTCTTAGGGCCCCATTCTGTAAGGATTTTCATCAAAGGCCCACCTGGTaagtgtttctttttcattttcattaatattgAGAGCTGTAAGTAGGAGTTAGAATAGGAACAggattctttaaaaatgtttggagAATCTCTGTTTAGAATTTTACTTTTGAGCAATTCTGTAGCATAAACAAATACAACAGATTCTTGTAGACATAGGAACATCAGTGTAATGATTTATAAATAATGTAGATTTCAGCTAATATGGTTTCCAAAGGTAAGACTGTTGAGATCAATTGCAAAAAGTGTGTGGATGCTGATGATGTAAAATAGCACTTCTAACATTGTTTTTCATTCACGAGAAGGAACGTCTTTTAAAGCAGTAACTCTAAAACAGAATCTCTATCTGGTCACCATTGGTGAGTTCTCCTTTGTCATAATGTGTTGAAATTTGTGTGTGTCTTAGCATCACATGTTCTCTTTTACAGGAGGCTCCCAGCTCCATGCCTTCAGATGAGATTATGTAGCCTGTAGAAACTATGGAACCTAGGAAAATAAAATGGGACCATTGCCAGGATAGGAGTGGGTTTGTAGTTAACAATATAGGGACAAGTAATAGAACAGTGCAAGTTGTTTGATCAAGAAAAGGGGCAAAGATGGGCACATTAAGgagtgggagagaaaagaatgtgggAAGAAGGTAAAGGGGAATTGTAGGACACAGGGATCTGAGAAGGGAAAAGTAAAGGGGGCCTCCTTAGGTAATGAGGGAAACATAAATACAGGAGAAGGTGGGAGCAAGGTAACAGAGCATAGCAGAACACAATTGCTTTGGTGAGGGAATGGAAAAATGGATGGGGGATTCTtacaaaagaaggagagagataaATGCAGGAGGCACTAGCGAGGTAAAATAACAACAGGGATGGCTGAAATGCCATTAGAAATGttctacctcccctccccctgcaaaATAAAAGACATCTAGTATATGTGTTGAGCCAGCAGTTCTTTAGAACTGCAGTAGAATCTCACAAAAGGTTTAATTGGGAGGAGAACGAAACTGGGAGATATCTAGGCTTATTTATAACCATAGTTAATGGTTAAATATTTAATAGGTGTGGAGTTATACTTATGGTCTCCAActgtatctttttctttaattccagATCTGAGAGATGTAAGAtctctcagaaaaagaaataaaaattgaggAATCAAGAATGATATTTTGCTAACTAAAACACTGGGATTTTTATGAATTATCATTGAAATTCCTTTAGAAGTATTAATCATGCCATGGAGAGTTTCAATTTTGTGTATAACAAATTATGGAATATGAGAATGACatgatgttttctatttcttttgtgatttttttcccagcTCAGCATAATGTCTGTTCATTTGTACAAAGTGATTTATGTTGTGTGCTCATCACTATAATTTTAGGTGTTAACTACAAAATGACGTGATTTAAGTCAACGGGACTGGATTACTAAGATATGAGGAGGATCAGGTGTAATAATAAAGGCCCACAAATTGTGAATTCTCTATAGATGTGACTGGGACTGCATGTAGTTTCTATAGCATTCTATACAGAAAGAAGATACATAGAGAGATTTACAGAAATGTAGGAAATGATGTCCATTTTGGAACATCAAAAGTTAGAGAGAGTAATCAAGAATATGTAGCTAATCGATGCCTCAATGTCGGGAATTCCAAAGATgggaggtgggagttggtggtTGGGTCAAGGAGTATTATCATAGAAGCAGAGTGAGGGAGGATGGAATACTGGGTTTCTGGAGAGGAAactgaaaaggggataacatttgaaatgtaagtaaataaattatccaataaaaataagtatctaAAACAGAACAATGATGTAGATATACTAACCAGAGAATCATAAGTTTGATGTATCTAATATTTTTTCAGATATTCGAAATATGCTTCCTCTATGTGCTTAAGATGAATACACTTTCTGATTATGTTTTCATTAAATAATATCCTTAATTTTCAAACTGGGCTTGGAGCTATAGccaatatatttcttctttttttctacacTATGATAATCCTGTGTCACAGATCTAAGCCCATGGACATGATCTCCTTTCAGTTGACCTTCATTCACATAATGATGTTTCTCACTGGAGGGCATGCTTGGCTTAAAGATTTCTTAGGGTCATTGAACATTGGCAATGACTTCATATGTAAGGCAACTGCTTACATAAACAGAGTGATGAGAGGCCTCTCTATCTGCatcacctgcctcctgagtgtgttcCAGGCTGTGACGATCAGTCCCAATACCTCTTTGTTGGCAAAATTTAAACATAaactaaaaaaatacatgatctattctttcttctatttttggtCTTTCAATTTGTCATTCAGCATTAACCGGATCATCTATACTGGCGCTTATACCAATGTGAGTGAGACCAACCAGCTGAAGGTGACTAAATCCTGCTCACTCTTCCCCATGAACTACATCATCAGGGGACTGATTTTAACCATGACAACCTtaagagatgtgtttcttgtaggaGTCATGCTGACTATGAGCACATACATGGTGATTATCTTGTTCAGACATCAGAGGCAATGCAAGCATCTTCATAGCATCAACCACCTGAGAGCCTCCCCTGAGAAAAGGGCCACTCAGACCATCTTGCTGCTGGTGGTTTTCTTTGTGGTCATGTACTGGGTGGACTTCATCATCTCGTCCTCCTCAGTCCTGTTATGGATGTATGACTCGGTCATCCTGACTGTTCAGAAGTTTGTCATGAATGTCTATCCCACAATTACTCCTTTGGTACAAATCAGTTCTGATAAGCGAATAATCATTATACTAAAAAGTATGCAAAAATTATGGcaccagattttttaaaaagtgtaattTTCCTCTTATTTATACaacaatttgtttattttatttgtatgtatcaGTTTCAGActggcatgtatgcatgtatacattccTGGTATCCACAGATGTCAGAAGAAATCATGCGATCCTCTGGATCTGGAGGTAGAGATGTTTTTAAGGTGCCATGCTGGTGCAGCACCAataattttttccttaaaaaacagatttttctTAAACTGTTTAATAGTTCAAGCAGCAAAGCAAGATTCTTCATATGATTTAAATAGAATTTTTAGTATTATACTTGTTCATTCTTTTGACAATTCTGCTAACAATAAGTATATGGTTCTTAAGTATATTGTACAACATAAATTCATATTTCCACAGGATTTCCCTTAGTTCCTCCCTTTCACTCTTTATCAGAAATATCTCCTAGATATCGATGTTATTCAAAAGATTATCCTTGCTGCTAGTaagtttaaaagatttttttttaaaaatattttaatgtactCTAAATGATcaagaataatataaatatttgattgTAACTTTAACTCTGGTTCCTAGCTTTAATTTCTATGGTTTCATAAAAGTTCTGAGTATAAAGTTTCCAGTTTTTGCTACTCATTAAGGATTAAATATTTAACAAGTCTTTCTTATATGAAATTTTCATGTACCTGAATATTTGTACTTCAATTATTTCACCCTTACTGAAATATTGATGAATAAAaattgtgtacatatacatacataatgtaTGACATGTTATTTTTTGTatgggtgcatgcatgtatatgtgtgcatagatgaagggtgtgtgtgcacgtgaataTGGAAGCCTGGAGACAAATTTGGCTTCTTGGGTGCCTTCGTGGCCTGGAATGGGTTGAAGTGGGTCACAGCCTCCGAAATGgctttaaagactgatggtctctgGCCTTCAAGCTCTCTAACTCAACTGAATGCCTGCTGATAAGTTCCAAAAAGTCCTGCAAATGTTCTTGCTTATTCTATAGTTTAAAATTGCTGGCGTCTTTTCTCTGTGCTTTCTTTAACTCCTTATATCTCTCTGTGCTTTATTTAACTCTTTATGCTTAAAGAAACACTAGGGAAACTTAACTTTTTCTTATTGTTCTGTGCTTCCTTAAACACTGAAAACTTAGCTTTATTAACTCCTTATTACCTGTGCTTTAATAAGCACTGATATCTGGAGATTAACATGTGCTGTTTAGCAGCAGGGAATTGAGTAAAAGGATTTACTGCTAGTGCTCCTTTCTCTGGTGAGTCAGCCTGTCTGGCTAAGCTGGGTATCTCTTTGTGAACcacacaggaaagaaaggaaaggaattaaGATGCTTTATAGTAGTCAAGTATGCATAGACGCATCCATATTCATACCCTCACACTCTGGTCAGCGTCTAGTGTAACAATCACCTTGACAACTATTCATGcatgcttttatatatatatatatatgtatatatatacacatacgcacacacacacaaacacacacacatatctatacacatatgcacatacatatagacagacatatacatttggatgcatggataaatggatgaatgaatggatatggCAGAGCTCCCCAAGTCGAACCATCCGAACAgcaacttcatttcatttttttttactatgaatGACACTTTATTCAGTCATTTTCTTTACAACTGAAACTCTGGGAATTCTAAATTAACATCCTTGCCTGTGAGCTTCTTGTACACACCAGAAAAAGTTTCAACCTTGTGTTCCACGTTGTTCTGCTGTGCTTTGTATAAATGGACTTTTAGGAGCCAGCTGCCATCCAGTTTCACACGGATCATCTTACCCACAATTTCACTTGGGAAAGCTAAGTCCTCAAGGATGGTGtcatgagattctcttttccatctcttgtattctgctgctgatgctcgcatctatggttccagatttctttcctagggtttctatctccagtgttgcctcactttgggttttctttattgtgtctacttccctttttaggtctagtatggcttttttcatttccatcacctgtttggatgtgctatcttgtttttctttaaggacttctacctgtttggttgtgttttcctgtttttctttaaggacttgtaactctttagcagtgttatcctgtatttctttaagtgagttattaaagtccttcttgatgtcctctaccatcatcatgagatatgcttttaaatccgggtctagcttttcggttgtgttggggtgcccaggactaggtggggtgggagtgctgcgttctgatgatggtgagtggtcttgatttctgttagtaggattcttacgtttgcctttctccatctggtattctttggagctagttgttatagttgtctctggttagagcttgttcctcaggtgattatgttagcctctatcagcagacctgggagactagatctatccttagtttcagtggtcagagtactctctgcaggcaagctctcctcttgcagggaaggtgcccaggtatctggtgttcgaacttgcctcctggcagaagttatgttccactcaccagaggtcttaaaatcctgtggagggtcctgtgaggaccttgggggtgtccagaaactctgcGCACAAGGAAGTCCACTGCTGGAGtgaaccagaagggacttgtgcccctgctcaggccgggttatctgctccctagttaatgcagtctcgggtcccgcacgattggatttGAGAAGACactctgttccactcaccagaggtcttaggatcccgtggggaatgcTGTGTGGTTacttgcaggtgtccggagactccgcgggcaaggcaccctggtacTAGAGTGGGCCcagcatttgttttttaaatgtacagGTCTGACAATAGGATATAGGCTCAGAATAAAgtggaaagaagctgaggaaagggAAATCCATAATTAATATTGGAACATGATTGAAAGGGAAATCCATAATTAATATTGTGACAGAAAtttatcattg
This window harbors:
- the Vmn1r37 gene encoding vomeronasal 1 receptor 37 yields the protein MFSLNNILNFQTGLGAIANIFLLFFYTMIILCHRSKPMDMISFQLTFIHIMMFLTGGHAWLKDFLGSLNIGNDFICKATAYINRVMRGLSICITCLLSVFQAVTISPNTSLLAKFKHKLKKYMIYSFFYFWSFNLSFSINRIIYTGAYTNVSETNQLKVTKSCSLFPMNYIIRGLILTMTTLRDVFLVGVMLTMSTYMVIILFRHQRQCKHLHSINHLRASPEKRATQTILLLVVFFVVMYWVDFIISSSSVLLWMYDSVILTVQKFVMNVYPTITPLVQISSDKRIIIILKSMQKLWHQIF